AGTTCTAGAATGAGCTCTCGCGCAGAGGAACGGCTCTCATCGTTCAACAACTGCAATTGAATTTGTACTTGCCGCTCGCCTTCGGCAAAGCTCACTGTGCTCCCAGTAACCTCATAATCGCGACCCTCAGTCGCCGTATTAGCCACCAATCGATAACGCACCTCTCCTGCCTCGGGTGCAGGCCGTGAGAGTGTGACAGCAACCGGAAACACCAGCGTTTCATCTGCAGCCTCAATCGCAACGCTCGACTCTGGCGCAACCGAAGCCTCTGGATAGGGATTATTAACCCCCCCCGGGAGATCGTCCGGGTGAGTTTCATCACACGCACTCAGTAACAGTAGAGAGAACAAAATTAACGTAGCGTTTAAAATTCGGGAAAGGTATGTAGCGTAGTTCATTATCCATCTTCCATTTAGGACGAAACATCGAGAGGCTGGCGATTAGCGCGGTTTTGTAAGGCTAAATATCTCACATTGGGAAGCTTTACCCAATACTTAAATTGTAATAGATGAAGGCGTGATTTCTGGAGAGGAAAAAGAGAAAGGTCAGGCGGCACGCCTGACCCTTACAACCAATTGCTAAATTCAGATTCGTTGAGATTTGGGGCCCAAGAGCAACCAAAGAATAAAGCCCAACACAGGTAAGAGGATAATTAACACGATCCAGAGCACCTTGCTCCCCGTTCCTGCACCACTTTGTACAGTTTTAACAATCGCGTACACATCCAAAATTAAAATTATCAGACCCAGAAATCCACTCAATTCAAACATCTCCTAAATCCTTGTCATCGACCCATATCGGTCACTATTAAGCTTAGCGCAAATTATTGATCATGCCACTAAGAGGCGATTCAGGCTTTCGCTTTTGGTTGTGCTCAAATCAAGAATAACCGATACCCAGCAGACACGCTGCGAGCCATCCATGGGCGCTCTAGACCTGCGGTTGTGCTCATATCAAGAGTAACCTGTACCCAGCAGACACGCTTCGAGCCATCCATGGGCGCTCCTGTTCCGGCATCCATGCCTCCACAGGGTCTGCTCATGCACAGGTTACCCTTGATTGCGATATCGCTGATTGCATCCCTTTTACATTAATAGAGGAGCTGAGGAGATAAGTCAGGCTGAAGGCCTAATTGAGATCGCTAAACCAAGTGCGTTGGCGATTTTTGCAACCGTTACAAACGAAGGGTTACCATCCGCAGAAAGTGCTTTATAAAGCCCTTCTCGAGACAGACCCGTATCTCTGGCAAGTTGGCTCATATTTTTAACGCGCGCAATCACACCCAAAGCATGAACAATAAGCAAAGGGTCGTGTTTCGCCTCCTCAATACAAGCCTCAAAATACAATTCAATATCTTAAGGACTCTTAAGATGCTCCGCAGAATTCCACCGTTTTAATCTCATTTGTGCTTAAACCTCGATATGCTTTGCTAAATTCTTCGCTCTCTCATCTTTTAATGATTTAAACCACTTAATAAAAACCGCAGTCGTTAAAATCTCTTTAGCGCTGTTAACTGTAGTTCTCAGCGAATATTTTATCAACTATGGTTCACAAAATATCCAGGCTACATCTGCAAAGCCTAACGTCTCCATTCCTGGTCCTATTCTCATTTCTCGAGACAGAAAGCTTAGGCCAAATTTTAAGAATGAATTTGATATCTGGGTAATTTCAGAGACTACCAATACTGTGCCTTGGAACACTCAGGCACGCAGGTCAGGCTGAAGGCCTGACCGTGGCTCCAATGGACATTGGTGTAGCTGAGCACTTGCTTGGTTTGGGGGTTCGATGCCCCCAAGACAAGCCCGTCGTAAAAATTTATGGGTATATTCCCATGCTAGGGTGCCCCCTCCCGTGGATCAGCACCCGGTTAAAAGTTGTTTTGCAGGCAATAAAAAGGGGCCGAAGCCCCTTTTTTAAAATCTACTTGTCCGTTATTCACAAGAAGGATCGACAGTTATCGTTGGTCTCTCACCTGCAGCTGTAGATTCAGCGTAAGTCACAGAGCAGTCTTCTATTTCAGCGAAAGATGATGCAGGATCATTGTACCCAGCCGGTGAGAAACGAATCGAGGCAGCACCTATCGTTCCATCTGTCTGAATGTCCCAATCAGTAGCTGTAATATTCAAAACATCTTGGATTCCGTCAGCAGTAGCGGCCGGATAACCAAAATTTAATTCAGTTCCACTAGCCAACTCGGGATAATCTGTTCCATCTTCCTCATCTGCTACCAAACCCTCAATAGCAGCCTGCGCATATGCTACGTCAGCAGCGCCATTAATCGCCGCTTGTAGACCACTAAGAGTACTCTCTCGAGCATCACCACTAAAATCAAAGAACCGTGGTGCTGCAGTTACTGCCAGGATTCCTAGAATAACAATCACGATGATCAATTCAATCAGCGTAAAACCTTTTTGTTGTTTCATAATATTCACCTTTACAAGCGTTTTAGATTTTAAGACTCCTGGCCGGCCATCCTAGCCTAGTTTCCCCCTGAAAAACCCGGGTCCATTCGAGAAATCGACTAATTCCGATTCAAATTTACATTCACACTACCCGTCCGTGGATTATAAACAAAGTTATTCCCCACCGTAAGATAGTCGTTACCCGACGGCGCTGCCGCCAAGCCTTTTACCGTATTCGACTGATAAAATACACAAATATCATTTGTACCATTATTCTCAGCCGCCACGTAAAACCGCACTCGGTCCACCTCACTAAAGCTCGTTGTAGCAGTAGGTGCACCCTGCAAAATTGCCGCAAACAAAGTGCGGCAATCGTCTGCACTCATATTCTCGTCATGCGCCGTTAAGTTGTTATTTCCACTTACCGGATAACCACGATTCCCGTCTACATTCACTTCCACTTGATCAATTACCACCACGGCCCCTGCACCTGTCGCGGAGTCAGTGCCCACGGGTCTACCATCAAGCTCCCACTGGCCACGCACAATACCAACCGCACTGACTAAGCCACCGGCAACTCCCTCGGTGGAAGCGTCTTCAGCCTCACCGGCAATATTGGTAAAACGTGGCAAGGCCGAGGCTGCCAACAACCCCAGTATTACTACCACAATAATAAGTTCTATAAGAGTGAAGCCCACTTCTTTTTTATTGTGTGCTCGATTCATCATAACGGGCATTGTCGTACTCCATGTATAGCTTTAGTTTACCATTGCTAAATCATTATTTGCCTATGCGTTTTGTTATAACACGCAAACCATTTGTGTTGTATACTTTATGTTCACATCACCTTCTTCACTACGCGCCCATTCTCTGGATAAAAAACAAATTCTAGAATATTCGCATAGTAAAAATGACATTCTGCCAAGCGGTCACCTTCAAGATATTCGACCCGAAGTTCTTCGCGAAGGGGTTCGGGCCGCGCCAGCAAATTCCAAATCTCAAAACATCCCGCTTGACCATCTGCGCGAGCTTCCGGCCATCCATCACGGCTCATTAATACCCGCACCGAGCCAGCTATAGGCTCTACAGGCATGCCTCGAGAATCCCAATCGGCATACATCAATTCAATCTCGGGAGGGCGACCTTGGCGCATCCACTCCACGCGAGCTAGCATCAAATGTTCTTCGAAACGATGCAACGCCTGTTCAAATTCTGCTTCCTTCCAACTCGCGTTGGGGGCAAAAACACTGCGAACTAACCAACCTGCGAACAAGAAAACCAGTAACCCTGCAACAATCGTAATGTATAATCTGCGCTGGGTTGCTCGTTCACTGGATGCATCATCAAACTCTGGTGCCTTCATATTTCTTACAAGCCTCCCGTGGCTTCCATCATACTCCACATAGGTAAGAAAATACCCATGGCTAGTATCCCTACCATAATTGCCACAAACCCCACCAAAATTGGCTCTATTTTGGCAAGTAAATTCTTCAGGTCGTAGTCTACTTCGCGCTCATAATATTCGGCCGCTTCAAGCAACAGATCATCTAAATTACCGGTCTCCTCACCCACCGCAACCATTTGCAGTACAAGGGCGCTGAAAAGCTGACTATTCTTACTTACTTTTGAGAGTGACTCACCACGCTCAATACCACGCCTCATTTCTACAATACGACCCGACATATGTTGGTTGTCGACCGCGTCAGCTACTAAGTTAAGTGCCTGAGTTAGTGGCACGCCCGCGTTGAGCATGACACTGAAACTGCGACAAAAACGTGCTAATAATGAACGCTCTACCACGCTACCAATTGCCGGTATTTTTAACTTCAAACGATCCCAGCGCTGCCGCGCTGTCTTCGTTTGCATACGATACTTAATGCCGAAAATCCCAGCGACAATGCTCACTAACACGAGCCACCAATAGTCGACAAAGAATTCCGAACTCGCTAATAACATGCGAGTAACGAGCGGCAATTCCACATTCATACTTTCAAACATACGGGCAAAATTTGGAATCACAAATAGATTCAGAATAAAAATTGCCACCGCTAAGGTAATCAAAACAAACGTGGGATATCGAGTCGCTTGTTTTAGCCTCTTCCGTGTTTCCTGCTCATTTTCTAAATAGAACGCAAGTTGCGAGAAACTCTCTTCTAAGCGCCCTGTGTTTTCCCCAACATGAACCACCGCAACGACCAACCGCGGAAAACAATGTGGGTGATCGGCCATCGCCGCCGACAAACTACGCCCACGCTCTAATTGTTCCGCAATGTCTTTTAACGCGATTCCGAGCTTCTTATTACTCGCGTTTTCAGCTAAACCTTCAATGGCACGCAACATGGAAATGCCCGCTTTAGTGAGCGAGAACATTTGCCTGATAAACATGACTAAATCTGGCAACGGGACGGGCCGAGCAAAAAAAGCACGCCAATTAAAGCTTGGCTTATCCGCACCCGCTGTCGCCGCCATAATCGACAATGGCACAATGCCTTTGCGCAATAGTTGATCCGCCACGGCGCCTTCGCTGGCTGCGCTTAAACTTCCCTTTACCTGCTTTCCCTGCCTGTCACGACCTTGATACGTAAAGTTTGCCATTATTCAGTAGGCGCCTCAGTGGGTACCGCTAAGCCGGAAATCTCGTCTTCGTCTAAATAGGGTAAGCCAGCAACTAACGTCATCACCTCTTCTAAAGTCGTGATGCCTTGAGCTGCATACTCAAGCGCACTCTCAACCAGTGTCTTAAACTGTTGATTTGCTTTTACCGCCTGCGAAAAAGCATGGGTGTCGCTCTGGCGAAGTGCTTGCACCATCAACTCATCGATTTCCAGTAGTTCGAATACCCCAACCCGACCACGATAGCCCGTGTAGTTACAGCGCTGACATCCTCGACCCTGCTTCCAACTCGCATTCAGTGGGATACTCCCTGCGGTCGCTTTTACCAACGCAATCTCCTGTGGCTCTGGTTCATGCGCACCACTGCAGTTCTCACAAACCCGTCGAATAAGTCGCTGTGCTAGCACCGCGCGTAACGCCGAAGCTACTAAGTAAGGCGCTGCCCCCATATCAATCAGACGCATTGCACTGGTCGTTGCGTCGTTCGTGTGTAACGTGGAGAGAACTAAGTGACCCGTGATCGATCCTCGCAAGCCAATTTCGACCGTTTCTTGGTCTCGCATTTCCCCCACCATAATAATATCGGGGTCTTGACGTAAGGTGGTTCGTAGCACGCGGCCGAAGTTCAAACCAATTTTACTGTTTACTTGTACTTGCGAAATACGGGGCAACCGATATTCCACAGGGTCTTCTACCGTAATGATCTTTTTGTTCGGTTGGTTAAGTTCGTTGAGCGCCGCATAAAGCGTGGTCGTTTTACCCGAACCCGTGGGACCGGTTACCAGAATCATGCCGTAAGGGCGGCTCATATGGTACCTAAAGCGTGAGATCATATGCGCAGGCATGCCCGTTTCCTCAAGTTTTAATAAGCCTGAGGATTGATCGAGTAAACGCATTACACACGCTTCACCGTATTGCACCGGCATGGTCGACAAACGGACGTCGATCTTGTGTTTGCGTACCGTCATTTGAAAACGACCGTCCTGTGGCAGTCGTTTCTCAGAAATATCAAGCCCGGCCATTAGCTTTAATTTAAGTACTAAAGCGCCAGCGATTTTCTTCTCATCGAGTAAATTTTCTTGTAATTGGCCGTCGACTCGTTGGCGAATTCGTAGACCATTTTCATCAGGCTCTAAGTGAATGTCTGAGGCCCTTATTTGCACTGCATCCGCAAAGATCGATTGCAATAAACGTGCAACCGTTACATCACCTTCGTCCGATTCATCGCTTAAATTGGCGAGGTCGAATTCTTCTGATTCACCACTTTCTTCTTGCAGCTGATGCGCAAACTGTTCAATTTCTTGCGTGCGTCGGTACAAATTATCGAAGCTATCTAATAATTGAGCTTCCGCAACAACCGCTAAATCGATGTTGCGCGGCGCCAAAATCGCACTAATTGCGTCAATGGCAGTAAGGTCCGCGGGGTCACTCATTCCAATCAGTGCGCGCTCA
This genomic interval from Idiomarinaceae bacterium HL-53 contains the following:
- a CDS encoding MSHA pilin protein MshA, whose product is MKQQKGFTLIELIIVIVILGILAVTAAPRFFDFSGDARESTLSGLQAAINGAADVAYAQAAIEGLVADEEDGTDYPELASGTELNFGYPAATADGIQDVLNITATDWDIQTDGTIGAASIRFSPAGYNDPASSFAEIEDCSVTYAESTAAGERPTITVDPSCE
- a CDS encoding Phospholipase_D-nuclease N-terminal → MFELSGFLGLIILILDVYAIVKTVQSGAGTGSKVLWIVLIILLPVLGFILWLLLGPKSQRI
- a CDS encoding MSHA biogenesis protein MshE; its protein translation is MARPRLKMRLGDLLVSQQVITEAQLEIALKEQRTSGRKLGYVLVDLGFVTEQRLLEFLAQQLNVPLVDVSERRLDSKVARLLPEVQARRHRALVIEANDERALIGMSDPADLTAIDAISAILAPRNIDLAVVAEAQLLDSFDNLYRRTQEIEQFAHQLQEESGESEEFDLANLSDESDEGDVTVARLLQSIFADAVQIRASDIHLEPDENGLRIRQRVDGQLQENLLDEKKIAGALVLKLKLMAGLDISEKRLPQDGRFQMTVRKHKIDVRLSTMPVQYGEACVMRLLDQSSGLLKLEETGMPAHMISRFRYHMSRPYGMILVTGPTGSGKTTTLYAALNELNQPNKKIITVEDPVEYRLPRISQVQVNSKIGLNFGRVLRTTLRQDPDIIMVGEMRDQETVEIGLRGSITGHLVLSTLHTNDATTSAMRLIDMGAAPYLVASALRAVLAQRLIRRVCENCSGAHEPEPQEIALVKATAGSIPLNASWKQGRGCQRCNYTGYRGRVGVFELLEIDELMVQALRQSDTHAFSQAVKANQQFKTLVESALEYAAQGITTLEEVMTLVAGLPYLDEDEISGLAVPTEAPTE
- a CDS encoding MSHA pilin protein MshB, with amino-acid sequence MPVMMNRAHNKKEVGFTLIELIIVVVILGLLAASALPRFTNIAGEAEDASTEGVAGGLVSAVGIVRGQWELDGRPVGTDSATGAGAVVVIDQVEVNVDGNRGYPVSGNNNLTAHDENMSADDCRTLFAAILQGAPTATTSFSEVDRVRFYVAAENNGTNDICVFYQSNTVKGLAAAPSGNDYLTVGNNFVYNPRTGSVNVNLNRN
- a CDS encoding MSHA biogenesis protein MshG, whose amino-acid sequence is MANFTYQGRDRQGKQVKGSLSAASEGAVADQLLRKGIVPLSIMAATAGADKPSFNWRAFFARPVPLPDLVMFIRQMFSLTKAGISMLRAIEGLAENASNKKLGIALKDIAEQLERGRSLSAAMADHPHCFPRLVVAVVHVGENTGRLEESFSQLAFYLENEQETRKRLKQATRYPTFVLITLAVAIFILNLFVIPNFARMFESMNVELPLVTRMLLASSEFFVDYWWLVLVSIVAGIFGIKYRMQTKTARQRWDRLKLKIPAIGSVVERSLLARFCRSFSVMLNAGVPLTQALNLVADAVDNQHMSGRIVEMRRGIERGESLSKVSKNSQLFSALVLQMVAVGEETGNLDDLLLEAAEYYEREVDYDLKNLLAKIEPILVGFVAIMVGILAMGIFLPMWSMMEATGGL